Proteins from one Naumovozyma castellii chromosome 3, complete genome genomic window:
- the HMI1 gene encoding ATP-dependent 3'-5' DNA helicase (ancestral locus Anc_3.101) has protein sequence MENYKLTPSQWKVIDFPYNASSTLKIIAGPGSGKTLTLLHKIHYLIQSGQLRPNEVLVLSLTNKAVDNIIDNLLSIFELNNVEEHPPAILKELVEQIGVYTIHGLANRVVVENEGLITIIEENGWRGLLKLLPTDFWQNRRLNSNGLTRELQAALNEFKSKNAISKNNKSTKKQDEVIEKLVTIMNNGKVLTNDDLILRATEYLSRIATPSTIENEISEESFTQALKSKYKVILIDEYQDLYPSLLPIIQKVSSEKQLIMFGDTNQSIYGFLGDNSEVITALDKLHLTNSQTLHLYDNFRCTPEIINSANRILSNHHQGHSTAEDLVLKKPSGVAPQIHEFVDPLDELEFLVDNITQSVCSSAKFSDIAILSRTNKHIQTISEHLTSYGIPFEKLTVQPDWLSDTRIQFIIDLLKVALLSFKGEHAEDRMEKLEYKWQSDFNVIVTLSAIKGIGNKSIQMLYSACNARKCSLWEYISCVSKEEWPSTVSNKKKVENYTSLLKPLIKDGKICDLDEPSILLKEIVSIINDLDYDPLKFQTTKDMEIFKKNLGEMFKIMKLSKSNQPQDHPIFVEWFLETYFDQSLIFHRAKLESELDDGSLGSVKLSTIHSSKGLEFPIVYLAGGPMGLSYPIEDKSLYVGMTRARNLLYLLNTKHGRLGEPTNKSMSPLLNNEPFWNYYNLDMKRIHANPSRLFNSNIIRYNKIGGKFGLGKRTFMTYLRPTFKLCKYLL, from the coding sequence aTGGAAAATTATAAATTAACGCCGTCTCAATGGAAAGTAATAGACTTCCCTTATAATGCATCCTCCACTTTAAAGATAATCGCTGGTCCTGGTTCAGGAAAGACCCTTACTCTATTGCACaagattcattatttgatccAATCGGGACAACTTCGACCCAACGAGGTGTTGGTCTTATCATTGACCAATAAAGCTGTGgataatattattgataatCTGTTATCGATCTTTGAGTTGAATAATGTAGAAGAACATCCTCCCGCCATATTGAAAGAGTTAGTGGAACAAATCGGTGTGTATACAATTCATGGTTTAGCCAATCGAGTTGTTGTAGAAAATGAGGGATTAATTActattattgaagaaaatggttGGAGAGGTCTGTTAAAATTATTACCGACAGATTTTTGGCAAAATAGAAGATTGAATAGCAATGGACTAACGAGAGAATTACAAGCTGCcttgaatgaatttaaGAGCAAGAATGCTATCtctaaaaataataaaagcACCAAAAAGCAAGATGAAGTCATTGAAAAGCTAGTCACTATTATGAACAACGGTAAAGTCTTAACGaatgatgatttgattCTCAGAGCCACTGAGTACTTATCTAGAATTGCCACCCCCTCGACCATCGAGAATGAAATTTCGGAGGAATCGTTCACCCAGGCGTTGAAATCGAAATACAAAGTGATCTTAATTGATGAGTATCAAGATCTATATCCATCGTTACTGCCGATTATACAAAAGGTTTCATCCGAAAAACAATTGATAATGTTTGGTGATACGAATCAGAGTATTTATGGATTTCTAGGGGATAATTCAGAAGTAATAACTGCTCTTGATAAGCTTCACCTGACCAATTCACAGACTCTCCACCTTTATGATAACTTTCGATGCACACcagaaataataaattccGCCAACAGAATTCTGTCAAACCATCATCAGGGACATTCAACAGCTGAAGATTTGGTCTTAAAGAAGCCATCTGGTGTTGCCCCCCAAATACACGAATTCGTTGATCCATTagatgaattagaatttCTCGTAGATAACATTACACAATCTGTTTGTTCTTCTGCTAAATTTTCCGACATTGCCATACTTTCAAGGACAAACAAGCATATTCAAACCATATCTGAACATCTTACCTCGTATGGAATTCCTTTTGAGAAATTGACGGTGCAACCGGATTGGTTGAGTGATACGAGgattcaatttattataGATCTGTTGAAAGTTGCCTTATTATCATTCAAGGGGGAGCATGCAGAGGATAGAATGGAAAAGCTGGAATATAAGTGGCAAAGTGATTTCAATGTCATTGTCACTTTGAGTGCTATAAAGGGAATAGGGAACAAATCCATTCAAATGTTGTATTCAGCATGCAATGCAAGGAAATGCTCATTATGGGAGTACATTTCGTGCgtttccaaagaagaatggCCATCTACTGTATCtaataagaagaaggtggAAAATTATACTTCTTTGTTAAAGCCCTTGATTAAAGACGGTAAGATATGCGATTTAGACGAACCAAGTATTTTACTGAAGGAGATAGTTTCCATAATCAATGATTTAGACTACGAtcctttaaaatttcaaacaaccaaagatatggaaattttcaaaaagaatTTAGGGGAAATGTTTAAGATTATGAAATTGTCCAAATCAAATCAACCGCAGGATCATCCTATATTTGTCGAGTGGTTCCTGGAGACGTATTTTGATCAAAGTTTAATATTCCACAGGgccaaattggaaagtgAATTAGATGATGGGAGTTTGGGATCGGTCAAATTATCTACGATTCACTCATCCAAAGGGTTAGAGTTTCCTATTGTATATTTAGCCGGTGGTCCCATGGGGCTCAGTTACCCGATAGAGGATAAATCTCTGTATGTTGGTATGACGAGGGCTAGAAATTtgttatatttattaaacaCTAAACATGGAAGGCTTGGAGAACCTACTAATAAAAGTATGTCTCCATTATTGAACAATGAACCGttttggaattattatAATCTCGATATGAAAAGAATACATGCTAATCCTTCACG